The genome window TGGGGCCGGCGGCGATCACGCCCAGGCCGCCGGCCTCGGATACGGCCAGGGCCAGTTCCGCGTTGGACGAGGCCCAGCTCATGCCCCCCTGGACGATGGGATGGCGGATGCCGAGGAGGGAGGTCAGTCGGGTAGCAAGCATGATGAAGAGGACCGTGTTGGAGGATTCGTGGGGACGTTCAGCCGGCGGAGGCGCGGATCCGGTCGTTGACGTCGCGCGCGGCGCGCACCGCGTCTTCCAGTGTCAGCTCGTAGGCCTGCTGGAACGCGCGCTTGGAGGCCACGAGGCCGGCCGGCGCGAACTGGGCCAGGCGCTCGGCCAGCGCGAGCGCGGCGGGCAGCAGTTCCGCCTCGGGCACGACGCGGTTGATCATGCCCAGCGCGTAGGCGCGTTCGGCATCGATGGGGTCGCCGGTGGCCACCAGTTCGAAGGCCGCCTTGGGGCCCACCTGCCGGATCAGGTTGGGAATCAGCATGCCGGCCGAGATGCCGTGCTTGACCTCGGGATAGCCGAAGCGGGCGGCGGGCGCGGCCAGGACCAGGTCGCTGCCCAGCGCCAGGCCGGCGCCCGCGCCTATGGCCGGACCGTTGACGGCGGCGATGACGGGCGTGCCCAGGCGCGCCACGATGGTATTGATGTCGACCAGCAGGTCGCTGCGCCGGCTGGCCAACTCCGGTTGCTCGCGCGCCAGGCGGCGGGCTTCTTCCAGGTCGGCGCCGGCGCAGAAACAGCTGCCCCGGGCGGCGATGACCACGCATCGCGTGTCGGGATCGGCATCGGCGCCATTGAAGGCGTCGACCAGGCCTTGCAGCATAGCCAGGCCGAGCGCGTTGCGCTTGGGATGGCGGTTCAGCGTCAGCAGCAGGACATGGCCGTGTCGTTCGGCCAGCAGTTCGTTTTCCTCGACCACGGTGGCGTTTCCTTGAAATATAGTTGAGAAAGTAAACTATGTAGTTAATTTCGTCAACTTTATGGCGGGATGCCAACTCTGGCCGGGACGGGGCGCAAGACCGCCCCGGGGGGCTACAGGCCCAGCAGCTCGCAGGCCGCCGCGAACAATGCCTGTCCCGGGTCGGCCAGCCGGTCGCAGATGTCCAGATGGTGGCAGTCGGGCACTTCCAGCGTGCGCTTGACGTTGCGCGGCCAGCAGGCGGCGATCAGCCGGTTCTGGCGGCGGAATTCGTCCGTTTCCGATGCGCCGACCGCGGCGATCAGCGGTGTGCGGCGCTCGGGCACGAAATAGGCGGGCGACAGCGCGTCCACGCGCGCCGGCGTGAGTTCGAGATTGGCAAGGAACGGCGCCTTGGCGACCGGTTCGAGATCGTACAGACCGCTTAGCGCCAGTCCGCCGCTGACCAGGTCGGGCGGCAGGCCGGCGGACCAGGCCTGCCAGTGCGCGGCCAGCATCATCGCGGTCAGCTGGCCGCCGGCGGAGTGTCCGCTGGTCACGATGCGGCGGGCATCGAAACCCAGTTCGGCGGCATGGCGGTACAGCCAGGCGTGGGCGCGCAGCATCTGCCGCACGATTTCCTCGATGGGCGTGGCGGGCGCCAGTCCGTAGTCCACGATGGCCACGGCGGCGCCGCGCGCCACGTAGGCGGGCGCGATCCAGGAAAAGTCGGACTTGTTCAGCGCGCGCCAGTAGCCGCCGTGGATGAAGACCAGCAGCGGCGCGCCCGGCTTGCGGGGCGGGAAGTAGTCCAGGGTTTCGGCCGGCGCGTCGCCGTAGGGCAGTCCCAGCTGCGCGCCTTGCGTGCGCCGGGCCAGCGCGCCGTCGGCGGCCCAGCGGGCGGTATAGGTGGGATGGTCGGGGATGCGGGCGAGGTTGTTGTACTCGCGTTCGCAGAATGCGGACGTGAAGGCCGGATGGTCGTGCAGGGGATGGACGGGCATGGCGTGTCAGTCGGGTCGGGGCCGCGTGGGCCGGAAGCGGCGCGTTGGGGCGCCGCCCGCCAGTTTAACCACTCCGTCAGGGGAAGGTCCCGTCCAGGTAGTACCAGCGGCCGTTCTCGCGCACGAAGCGGCTGTTCTCGTGCATCCGCTGCGCGCGCCCCGCCAGCCTGCTGCGGGCCACGAATTCCACCGTGGCATGGTCGGCGTCGGACTGCGCCGAGGCCCGCACCTCCAGCCCCAGCCACTTCAGGCCGGGCGGGTCGGGTTCCAGGGCGGTCGGCCGGGTGGAGGGATGCCACGTTGCCAGGACATAGTCGTGCCGGCCCAGCACGTAGGCGCTGTAGCGCGACCGCATCAGCGTCGGCGCGTCGGGCGCCTGCAAGTGGCCGGGCCCGTGGTGCCACCGGCCGCAGCATTGCGCATAGGGGCGCGGCAGCCCGCAGGGACACAATTGGTCTACATTAACGCCTGACTTCATTTGCTCCGGTATCCGCCATGCTGTTTCTTCTTTCCCCCGCCAAGAAACTGGACTACGACACGCCCGCGCACGTCGAGACGTCCACCCAGCCCTTGTTCGTGGATCGCGCCAAGAAGCTCATCTCGGTGCTGAAAACCAAGTCCGCCGACGACGTCGCGGGCCTCATGAGCCTGAGCCCGGCGCTGGCCGAACTGAACGTGGCCCGCTACGCCAGGTGGACGCCGAAGTTTACGGCGGAAAACGCCAAGCAGGCGGTGCTGGCCTTCAACGGCGACGTCTACGAGGGGCTGGATGCCGGCAGCCTGACGGGCCGGCAACTGGACTGGGCGCAGGAACACGTGGTCATCCTGAGCGGCCTGTACGGCGCCCTGCGGCCGCTGGACCTGATGCAGCCGTACCGGCTGGAGATGGGAACGCGGCTGGCGACCCCCAAGGGCAAGAACCTATACGAATACTGGGGCAGCGAGCTGTCCGACTACCTGAACCAGCGCCAGGAGGCCGACAGGCATCCGGTCGTGGTGAACCTGGCTTCCGAGGAATACTTCAAGGCGGTCGACCGCAAGGCGCTGAAGGCCCGCGTGATCCAGTGCGTGTTCGAGGACTGGAAGGGCGGGGCCTACAAGGTGATCAGCTTCCACGCCAAGCGTGCGCGGGGCCTGATGGCCCGCCACGCCATCGAGAAGCGCATCGCCAAGCCCGAGGGCCTGCAGGGCTTCGATGCCGAAGGCTACGGCTACGACGCCTCGGCATCCAGCCCCGACCGGCTGGTGTTCCGCCGCAAGGCGGCCTGATCGGGGCGCGGCTGGCGCAGCAGCCGCAGCCCGTTGAACACCACCAGCAGGCTGGCGCCGGCGTCGGCGAACACCGCCATCCACAGGGTGGCCTCGCCGGCGAAGGTCAGCACGAAGAACACCAGCTTGATGGCCAGCGCGAACACGATGTTCTGCCACAGCACCCGCGAGGTCCCTTGCGACAGCCGGATGAACTCGGGCAGCTTGCGCAGGTCGTCCTGCATCAGCGCGACGTCGGCCGTCTCGATCGCGGTATCCGTGCCCGCCGCGCCCATCGCGAAGCCGATGTCGGCGCGGGCCAGCGCCGGGGCGTCGTTGACGCCGTCTCCCACCATGCCCACGGGCGCAGTCTGGCCCAGCGCCTCCACGGCGGCCAGCTTGTCGTCGGGCAGCAGGTTGCCCCGCGCATCCTCGATACCCAGTTCGGCGGCCACCGCGCGCACCGTGGCGGCGTTGTCGCCGGACAGGATCACCGGCTCCACGCCCAGCCGGCGCAGATCGGCCACGGCGGTCCGGCTCGAATCCCGGATCGTGTCGGCCACCGCCAGGATGGCCACGGCCACGTTGTCCTCGCACAGGATGACGGCCGTCTTGCCCTGGCGCTCCAGCGTCTCCAGCCCGGTTTCCAGCGCGTCGTCCGCCGCGCCCAGCTCGCGCGCCAGGCGCAGGCTGCCCAGCGCATAGGTTCTGCCCTCGATCCGGCCCGTGACGCCGCGTCCGGCCAGCGAGGCGAAATCCTCGACAGGCAGGGCGGCGCCGTCGTGGGCCGACACGATGGCATGCGCCACCGGGTGGGACGACAGCGCGTCCAGGCTGGCGGCCAGTTGCAGCGCGCGGGGTCTGGGCAGGGGCGAAGCGCCCAGCGGGACCACGTCGGTCAGGGTGGGCTTGCCGTGGGTGAGCGTACCCGTCTTGTCGAGGGCCAGGCGGCGCAGGCGGCGGCCCTGTTCCAGGTAC of Pigmentiphaga sp. H8 contains these proteins:
- a CDS encoding alpha/beta hydrolase — encoded protein: MPVHPLHDHPAFTSAFCEREYNNLARIPDHPTYTARWAADGALARRTQGAQLGLPYGDAPAETLDYFPPRKPGAPLLVFIHGGYWRALNKSDFSWIAPAYVARGAAVAIVDYGLAPATPIEEIVRQMLRAHAWLYRHAAELGFDARRIVTSGHSAGGQLTAMMLAAHWQAWSAGLPPDLVSGGLALSGLYDLEPVAKAPFLANLELTPARVDALSPAYFVPERRTPLIAAVGASETDEFRRQNRLIAACWPRNVKRTLEVPDCHHLDICDRLADPGQALFAAACELLGL
- a CDS encoding YchJ family protein, whose product is MKSGVNVDQLCPCGLPRPYAQCCGRWHHGPGHLQAPDAPTLMRSRYSAYVLGRHDYVLATWHPSTRPTALEPDPPGLKWLGLEVRASAQSDADHATVEFVARSRLAGRAQRMHENSRFVRENGRWYYLDGTFP
- a CDS encoding enoyl-CoA hydratase/isomerase family protein, with product MVEENELLAERHGHVLLLTLNRHPKRNALGLAMLQGLVDAFNGADADPDTRCVVIAARGSCFCAGADLEEARRLAREQPELASRRSDLLVDINTIVARLGTPVIAAVNGPAIGAGAGLALGSDLVLAAPAARFGYPEVKHGISAGMLIPNLIRQVGPKAAFELVATGDPIDAERAYALGMINRVVPEAELLPAALALAERLAQFAPAGLVASKRAFQQAYELTLEDAVRAARDVNDRIRASAG
- the yaaA gene encoding peroxide stress protein YaaA translates to MLFLLSPAKKLDYDTPAHVETSTQPLFVDRAKKLISVLKTKSADDVAGLMSLSPALAELNVARYARWTPKFTAENAKQAVLAFNGDVYEGLDAGSLTGRQLDWAQEHVVILSGLYGALRPLDLMQPYRLEMGTRLATPKGKNLYEYWGSELSDYLNQRQEADRHPVVVNLASEEYFKAVDRKALKARVIQCVFEDWKGGAYKVISFHAKRARGLMARHAIEKRIAKPEGLQGFDAEGYGYDASASSPDRLVFRRKAA